The nucleotide sequence GTGACCGTTACAGCAGCCGGTCAGCAAGAACAAACCAAAAAATGGGAAGAGGTAAGTACAAATACAGTAGCAAAGCCGAGGACGAAGGCGGTGGTGGAGCGGACGTCGGTCCGATTGATAAGCTCCGCTCCGGACTTTTTCAGCCAATAACAATGGCCCCGCCACCCCCGCAGAAATCACCCCGTTGATTGGCCAGTTGACTACTATGCCTGAGCAGTATGAGAAGGCATGTTAACAGAGAACGGTGCGAAAGTCCAGTATTCCACACATACTGAGTCAATATCGCGACAACCACAACAATAACCTCCAGAGTCAGCTCGGTGACAAGTAACTGAGAGATAGTTCGCTCATTGTCAAGATCCCGTACCACCATCAAGGAGTGTCTGAGTAGTGGGGAAGCAATCTGGCATGAATGCCTTCTTGTTTCTGACCCCTGAGGTGTTCAAGACATCCTTGCTACGGTATAGTGTCACATGAGTGATGAGACAACCCAGGACAGCAAGTCCCAGACCATAGCTCAGGGAAAAGAAGATTGGACTGGACGCGTGGTACTTGTCATTTTCGATCAGACCATCGCTGTTCAAAATGCGACTGAATTTTACATACTGCCGGTGTTGTCGTATGCATCAAATCCAGTCAATGGAAGATACGCAGTGTACCAGGTATCAGTGTAATAGATGATGGGTGCACGACAGCGTACACGCAGAATCAACCGGTGAAGACATTTGCTTGTGCCCAGAATGGGGTGACAAAGGTGAAATATTTTAGGCGATCTGACTCCAGTCAAATGTTGTAAGCTATCCAAGGACAGTAAGTGCACTTACTACTATTTGTGGCGGTTCAACACTGCACCTATAGGCCAACCCAGCAAGCCCGAAAAGCTAATAGAATCTGACACCCGATAGGCCTCTCCATCTTCAAATACACTTTCTGCGCTTGAATAATAGCGCTAGCTGTGGCGCGTAAGCTTTATTATACTGAGCTCCTGTCTCAAGAACGTACCCAAGACTGGTTGAAACTCAAGCTCGACATGATTGTAATCACTGTATGTTCTTTGAGATTGAAGTGATGGTCCGAGTTCATGTGTATTTTCCGGCTGAAGACGCGGACGTTCTGCGAAGGCAAACTCTCAGGACATTCCTCACCGTGAGATTGGCTCTGAATATCGGTGCGAGTCATCTTGCGTAGCCTGGCTCGAATTGACTAAATTGGTGGCTAGGAAATGATAGATTGGGAACAGCCGGTGTTCCTTTTATGGTCATTCACGACCACCTCTTTCGCCTCACTTTTTGAGCATATCCCTACCGTGGAGATATGTCCGGTAGATAAGATAGAGTCCGTGCTGAGGGGAACTACCTCATACTCGACTCCATCAACCCGGTGTCGCGAAGAAACTGAACCGGTATGGTTTAATTTAACCCATTAGAGAACAAGGTTGCAGCAGCCAAAAGAAGAGTAAAGTCCAAGCGAAGAAACAGTCAGGCTGGTTATGTACAGGATTGTCGTGATAACTAAGACCGAGAGGAACGATAAGGCTAGAACAAGCCGTCTGGACTCACCAGAATCCCAGCCTTGTATTGATATTCGGAGGAATTCGAGATTCACTTTCTTTGATTGGGTGGATTATCGGATCTACCCCGACTGGTGCATATAAAATCAAAGTCAAGCATCGCGTGGACCTTCCCACCGTTATCGATCGGAACATTGCCAACGTCGCGGTATGCATTGCGCTATCGCATAGCTGCATGACCGCAGCTATAAAGATGGACACTTATCGCTTCTTTAGCTGGAAATCAATTGCTATCTAATCCAATTCGAGCTCCTCTTCTAACTACTGCGAGAGGATCGATATTTCGCCATGACAGTCTCCAAATCATCCTCTCTTCTCATCATCGGCGCCGGCACCTGGGGCTCATCGACTGCCCTCCATCTAGCACGCCGGGGATACACAAACGTAACCGTTCTCGACCCCTACCCAGTCCCGTCTGCCATCTCCGCCGGCAACGATGTCAACAAAATCATCTCCTCGGGCCAATACAGCACTAACAAAGATGAAATCGAGATCAATGACCTCCTGGCTCGACAAGCCTTTGAAGGCTGGAACAATGATTCGCTATTCAAACCATACTACCACGACACAGGTCTGCTCATGTCCGCTTCCACATCAGCTGGATTGGACAGATTAGGCGTCAAGGTGAGACCGGAAGATGATTCGAATTTGGTCGAGTTGTCAAAACCAGAGGATTTTCGGCAATTGGCGCCGTCGGGGGTGTTGAGGGGTGATTTCCCGAACTGGAGAGGGTATTTTCATCGTTCGGGTGCGGGATGGGCTCATGCAAGGAATGCACTAGTTGCTGCTGTGAAGGAGGCGCAGAGACTTGGTGTGAAGTTCGTCACGGGCATGCCGCAGGGGAAGGTTATTACGCTTATTTTCGAGAACAACGATGTCAAGGGCGCTGTCACGGCGGACGGGAATATCTGGCGTGCGGAGCAGACGTTTATGTGTGCTGGTGCGAGTGCTGGCCAGTTCTTGGATTTCCAGCAACAACTACGTCCGACTGCGTGGACATTGGTTCACATCGCGTTGAGTCCGGAGGAGAGGGCTCTTTACAAGAATCTTCCGGTTGTATTTAATATTGAGAAAGGTTTCTTCTTCGAGCCGGATGAAGAAAACGGAGAGATCAAGATCTGCGATGAACATCCCGGGTATACCAACATGAAGAAATCGGCCGACGGGACGCTCCAAAGCATCCCCTTTGAGAGGACCCAGGTGCCTAAGGAGTCTGAAGCGAGAGTCAGAGCTCTTCTATCGGAGACTATGCCCCAGCTGGCAAATCGGCCGTTCAGCTTTGCTAGAATTTGCTGGTGCGCTGATACGCCGAATCGTGAATTCATCATTGAccgtcatcctcatcatccttcTTTGATTTTGGGTTGTGGTGCTTCTGGGAGAGGTAAGTTATTCTCCTGCTTTCAATATGGGATACAGAACTAACTGTTCACCAGGCTTCAAATACCTTCCCTCAATCGGAGGTATCATTGTCGACGCCCTGGAAGGCAAGGTCCCTCAGAAGATCCACGACCTTGTCAAGTGGGACCCGGAAATTGGCAAAAACAGAAACTGGAAAGATACTTTGGGGAGATTCGGTGGGCCCAACAGGGTTATGGACTTCCACGACGTCAAGGAATGGACGAATATCAAACCCAGAGATATCTCCAAACTGTAACGGAATAAAGTAATGATACAAGGGCAAGTTCTAAATCGTTCAGTTCTAAGCTGATTGGGGTATCATTTAATAAGATCTAAACGAATTTGAGAACATCTCTAATGAGAGGTCTCTTGCTCTCCAAGCCTGTATGTCTCTCCCTCCATATCGTCAAGTTGTTGCTCTTCGTCAGCGGCGAGTCTGGAGAACCCATCCGCATCCTTCCTGTCGTGCGGAATATCACATTTGACAGAGCACAATGGAGGATAGTAACGCCGGTAAGAGAAGTAAGACACCAGAATCCCAAGGATCGAACCGCAGGTCACATCGTAGATATCATGCCGGTAATCATTGAGACGTGATATGGCGACCATCAATGCACATAACATCGGTACGAAGGCCAAAAGACAGCGACCAAGGTCTGCTCTAGGTCTGAAAACATGCATCTGGCCGGAGAAGAAGCTGCGATTGCGATAATGTCAGCAATGTCCCGACAAAGATCCCCCTGTGAGTACTAACTATGCCAAGTAACCTAGGccagcaaaagaaaaactaCTATGGCCACTTGGGAAACTCCTCCAGCCCTCCTGAAGGATATGATCATTCGTCTGCGTGCAAACGGTCCATGCGACCAGGATATCTCCAGGTGTCCCTTTCCGGGGTATACATCGCGAAATGAAGTCCGGGCGAGGTCTTCCAACCACGTTCTTGATCACATCCGTCAAGAATGATGTGAGGATCAGTGTCACGAAGAATCCGAGAACCGTTACATGAACTTTATGCGAGCCGGGGCGGAACATGGCGGCCCAGAGGATGAAGATAAGGAGTGGACATAGTCCGGCGTAGACAATCGACCATACTGTGCTGGAGTTAGTATACCGGGCTCTGATTTATCGACTGGTAGACTGACCAACAGACACTCGTTCCACCACTGCGAAGGGAAATTGAATGGACTTGTTGTCGAGTATAAACATGCGATGGAAGGGGTGGGCGAAGAGCTGGATCTGTACATTCGAATAATTCGTTAGCCAGTGAAAAGCTCTCATTTAGATAGCTGCGACGAACCAGAACCCATCCTGCCACAAGACATCCCAATGCGATATGATCCACTGCGTAGGACCGTCGCGAGAACCGACTCAAAGCGCCGCCAACTCCGGTCTGCGCAGAGCCAGCAGCCGAGCCATTGCGAGGCATTTCCAGATAAACTGATCAACTACTTGGACCAAAGGTTAATTTCACGCTGCATCTCTTAAAAAAATAGGAACGAGGCTCGTAAATCGAGTTGAGGGTTAAGTGTTCCTCTTCACTGGAGAGCTTCGTCACGAGAGTCGGTCGACGTGCACGGACCATTTATGCGGTATCGCATCCAGACGTTCCTCTattctccctctccttcccTAGTTTGCAACATTCGCTGACTTCCTCCTCTGGTCACCCTTCTCGGTCTCCATTACGGATATACCTCTGAGTGTGAGCTATTGACTTACTTCCAGGTGACCGGGAATGGCCGAAACCGGACAGCAACGAGCTCTTACCACCGCGTTcgcgccgccgccgccgttaTGGAAGC is from Aspergillus chevalieri M1 DNA, chromosome 8, nearly complete sequence and encodes:
- a CDS encoding NAD(P)/FAD-dependent oxidoreductase (COG:E;~EggNog:ENOG410PH30;~InterPro:IPR006076,IPR036188;~PFAM:PF01266;~go_function: GO:0016491 - oxidoreductase activity [Evidence IEA];~go_process: GO:0055114 - oxidation-reduction process [Evidence IEA]); the protein is MTVSKSSSLLIIGAGTWGSSTALHLARRGYTNVTVLDPYPVPSAISAGNDVNKIISSGQYSTNKDEIEINDLLARQAFEGWNNDSLFKPYYHDTGLLMSASTSAGLDRLGVKVRPEDDSNLVELSKPEDFRQLAPSGVLRGDFPNWRGYFHRSGAGWAHARNALVAAVKEAQRLGVKFVTGMPQGKVITLIFENNDVKGAVTADGNIWRAEQTFMCAGASAGQFLDFQQQLRPTAWTLVHIALSPEERALYKNLPVVFNIEKGFFFEPDEENGEIKICDEHPGYTNMKKSADGTLQSIPFERTQVPKESEARVRALLSETMPQLANRPFSFARICWCADTPNREFIIDRHPHHPSLILGCGASGRGFKYLPSIGGIIVDALEGKVPQKIHDLVKWDPEIGKNRNWKDTLGRFGGPNRVMDFHDVKEWTNIKPRDISKL
- a CDS encoding phosphatase PAP2 family protein (COG:I;~EggNog:ENOG410PJG4;~InterPro:IPR036938,IPR043216,IPR000326;~PFAM:PF01569;~TransMembrane:6 (i27-48o74-96i103-124o174-191i203-225o231-249i);~go_function: GO:0008195 - phosphatidate phosphatase activity [Evidence IEA];~go_process: GO:0006644 - phospholipid metabolic process [Evidence IEA]) — its product is MPRNGSAAGSAQTGVGGALSRFSRRSYAVDHIALGCLVAGWVLIQLFAHPFHRMFILDNKSIQFPFAVVERVSVVWSIVYAGLCPLLIFILWAAMFRPGSHKVHVTVLGFFVTLILTSFLTDVIKNVVGRPRPDFISRCIPRKGTPGDILVAWTVCTQTNDHILQEGWRSFPSGHSSFSFAGLGYLAYFFSGQMHVFRPRADLGRCLLAFVPMLCALMVAISRLNDYRHDIYDVTCGSILGILVSYFSYRRYYPPLCSVKCDIPHDRKDADGFSRLAADEEQQLDDMEGETYRLGEQETSH